A DNA window from Luteolibacter luteus contains the following coding sequences:
- a CDS encoding hybrid sensor histidine kinase/response regulator — MFDPLPVTSNSSLILVVDDEPKNIQVVGPLLLRQGHEIIAAGSGEEALAKLRTARPDLILLDVMMPGMTGFDLCRKLQSQEEWREIPVIFLSAVTDKSFIMEALGAGAVDYVTKPFHGPELLSRVQVHLNLQNTRKRLAATIDERNRLVEVVAHDLKNPLGGVQFAAAMLGESAMDLDPRQTTLVNSIKDSVSRALEIVGSLLQTRRLEETKAQMGFVPLCLREYAEQALKSFSQHGRTKNITLELASEHDHIPVNADRRSLLCSLENLISNALKFSPKGSLVQISLRREAGSGIFRIDDQGPGVLLEERPLLFRKFTRLSARPTGGEISTGLGLHIVHELVAAMGGTVRYEEGSRGGACFVVTLPLVNGAQGKA; from the coding sequence ATGTTTGATCCGCTGCCCGTAACCAGCAACTCGTCCTTGATCCTCGTGGTCGATGACGAGCCGAAGAACATCCAGGTGGTAGGGCCCCTGCTCTTGCGGCAGGGCCATGAGATCATCGCGGCCGGCAGCGGCGAGGAGGCCTTGGCGAAACTCCGCACCGCACGGCCGGACCTGATCCTGCTGGATGTGATGATGCCGGGCATGACCGGCTTCGATCTTTGCCGGAAGCTCCAATCGCAGGAAGAGTGGCGGGAAATCCCGGTGATCTTCCTTTCCGCGGTAACCGACAAGAGCTTCATCATGGAGGCTCTCGGCGCGGGCGCGGTCGATTACGTGACCAAGCCTTTCCACGGGCCGGAACTGCTCAGCCGCGTGCAGGTCCACCTGAATCTCCAGAATACCCGCAAGCGTCTTGCGGCCACGATCGACGAACGGAATCGCCTGGTCGAGGTGGTGGCCCACGATCTGAAGAATCCCCTGGGTGGCGTGCAGTTTGCGGCAGCCATGCTTGGCGAAAGCGCCATGGATCTCGACCCGCGCCAGACGACTTTGGTGAATAGCATCAAGGATTCCGTCTCCCGGGCGCTTGAGATCGTCGGATCCTTGCTCCAGACACGCCGCCTTGAAGAGACGAAGGCGCAGATGGGCTTCGTGCCGCTGTGCCTGCGCGAGTATGCGGAACAGGCACTGAAATCCTTCAGCCAGCACGGGCGCACAAAGAACATCACCCTGGAGCTGGCCAGCGAGCACGACCACATCCCCGTGAACGCGGATCGCCGTTCTCTGCTTTGCTCGCTGGAGAACCTGATCTCGAACGCGCTGAAGTTTTCCCCGAAAGGTTCGTTGGTGCAGATCTCGCTGCGAAGAGAAGCGGGCTCCGGAATCTTCCGCATCGATGATCAAGGCCCCGGGGTGCTGCTGGAAGAACGTCCGCTGCTTTTCCGGAAATTCACGCGCCTGAGCGCCCGGCCCACCGGCGGCGAGATCTCCACCGGTCTCGGCCTTCACATCGTTCACGAATTGGTGGCCGCCATGGGTGGCACGGTCCGCTACGAAGAGGGTTCGCGGGGCGGAGCCTGCTTCGTCGTCACGCTTCCGCTGGTAAACGGGGCGCAAGGGAAGGCCTGA
- a CDS encoding CHASE3 domain-containing protein: MMRRHLKARYLGPALVALVMIIYGAITSVRNTRTNLTDFGAVDRTRVILLQLQTCVTAMAELEGNQRDYLLTGKEEYLEPYREATKVLDSHLTRLAALAEKNPRQTAAVTMIAEAAGQKKQELEEAIAVRKEKGLEAAVDLVAAVRGEELMDHFRTAVENLQKDEMEVLKAHQQQLVRSFKDTNTVVVTTGVVAITAGVVGTLLLALFLMGKERQERLQFEKEKAVQSDKAKTDFLAMMSHEIRTPMNAILGFGELLHDVVDKPQEKHFAKAIVTSGTSLLSLINDILDLSKIEAAKMELHPETVEMKRFAENLETLFSFRAQEKGLEYSVQLEAGVPPFLFFDALRLRQVLVNLIGNAVKFTKRGSVLVTVSADSHAASDEVTLHFRVSDTGIGISGDKVTEIFRPFYQVETQHGRNFHGTGLGLSISERLVKLMNGEIKVLSQIHKGSVFSVSVPVQRVLNKMPDQEEEDIGKTVDFNRLAPSKVLVVDDVPLNRDLIRGYLEGSHHQVLEAEDGEQAVALCRRQMPDVVLMDIRMPVVDGPSAHLMLKSDAGMEKLPLVAMTASSLLEDQEELKRIFDGFASKPVSRERLYLELAKFLPVHSAGATRRPQPEQQSEPVSHGQEWPALQGELAAMRDTLLPELVELVPAQATLRFAETLDLLAGKHRCPPLTAYAAELNAAAGNMDFAEAGRVLARFPGLIDSLADAHV; this comes from the coding sequence ATGATGCGTCGGCATCTGAAAGCCCGCTACTTGGGACCGGCCTTGGTCGCGCTCGTGATGATCATCTACGGGGCGATCACCTCGGTACGGAACACACGCACGAATCTGACGGATTTCGGCGCCGTGGACCGCACCCGCGTGATCCTGCTCCAGCTCCAGACCTGCGTGACCGCCATGGCGGAGCTGGAAGGCAACCAGCGCGACTACCTGCTGACCGGCAAGGAGGAATACTTGGAGCCGTACCGGGAAGCGACCAAGGTGCTCGACAGCCATCTCACCCGGCTCGCCGCGCTTGCCGAAAAAAATCCACGCCAAACCGCAGCGGTCACCATGATCGCGGAGGCCGCCGGCCAGAAAAAGCAGGAGCTGGAGGAGGCCATCGCGGTGCGAAAGGAAAAGGGCCTAGAAGCTGCCGTCGATCTCGTCGCCGCGGTCCGCGGGGAGGAGCTGATGGACCATTTCCGGACGGCCGTGGAAAACCTTCAGAAGGACGAGATGGAAGTCCTGAAGGCACACCAGCAGCAGTTGGTCCGGAGCTTCAAGGACACCAATACGGTGGTGGTGACCACCGGCGTGGTCGCGATCACCGCAGGTGTGGTGGGCACCCTCTTGCTGGCCCTCTTCCTGATGGGCAAGGAGCGGCAGGAGCGTCTCCAGTTCGAAAAGGAGAAGGCCGTCCAGTCCGACAAGGCGAAGACCGATTTCCTGGCCATGATGAGCCACGAGATCCGGACGCCCATGAATGCCATCCTCGGCTTCGGGGAATTGCTCCACGACGTGGTGGACAAGCCGCAGGAGAAGCACTTCGCGAAGGCGATCGTCACCAGCGGCACTTCCCTGCTCTCCCTCATCAATGACATCCTCGACCTCTCGAAGATCGAGGCTGCGAAGATGGAACTTCACCCGGAAACGGTGGAGATGAAGCGCTTCGCGGAAAACCTGGAGACCCTCTTTTCCTTCCGCGCCCAGGAAAAAGGGCTGGAATATTCCGTGCAGTTGGAAGCGGGCGTCCCCCCTTTCCTTTTCTTCGACGCCCTCCGCCTCCGCCAGGTGCTCGTGAACCTGATCGGGAATGCGGTGAAATTCACCAAGCGGGGCAGTGTGCTCGTCACGGTAAGCGCCGACAGCCACGCGGCCTCCGACGAGGTGACACTCCACTTCAGGGTGTCCGATACCGGCATCGGGATCTCGGGCGACAAGGTGACCGAAATCTTCCGCCCTTTCTACCAGGTCGAAACCCAGCACGGCCGGAATTTCCACGGCACCGGTCTGGGCCTGAGCATCAGCGAGCGCCTGGTGAAATTGATGAACGGGGAGATCAAGGTCCTCAGCCAGATCCACAAGGGCTCCGTTTTCTCGGTCAGCGTCCCGGTCCAGCGCGTCCTCAACAAGATGCCGGACCAGGAAGAGGAAGATATCGGCAAGACGGTGGACTTCAATCGTCTGGCCCCCTCGAAGGTGCTCGTCGTGGACGATGTGCCCCTGAACCGGGATCTCATCCGCGGCTATCTCGAAGGCAGTCACCATCAGGTTCTGGAAGCCGAGGACGGCGAGCAGGCCGTGGCGCTCTGCCGCCGCCAAATGCCGGACGTGGTGCTGATGGACATCCGCATGCCGGTAGTGGACGGTCCTTCCGCCCACCTGATGCTGAAGTCGGATGCCGGTATGGAGAAACTCCCGCTGGTGGCAATGACCGCATCCTCCCTCCTCGAAGATCAGGAGGAGCTGAAACGAATTTTCGACGGCTTCGCGAGCAAGCCGGTCAGCCGCGAGCGCCTCTATCTGGAGCTCGCGAAATTTTTGCCCGTCCACTCAGCCGGAGCCACCCGCAGGCCGCAGCCGGAACAACAGTCCGAGCCCGTTTCCCATGGCCAGGAGTGGCCTGCCTTGCAAGGCGAGCTTGCCGCCATGAGGGATACCCTCTTGCCGGAGCTCGTCGAGCTGGTGCCCGCCCAGGCCACGCTGCGCTTCGCCGAAACCCTCGACCTGCTTGCGGGAAAGCACCGCTGCCCGCCCCTCACCGCCTATGCCGCGGAACTGAATGCCGCTGCCGGAAATATGGACTTTGCCGAAGCTGGCAGGGTTCTGGCACGATTCCCCGGACTGATCGATAGCCTCGCCGATGCCCATGTTTGA
- a CDS encoding CsbD family protein, with amino-acid sequence MNSLEIKGNWNIAKGKLKQKWAELTDDDLDYVEGKQDELLGRIQKRTGATREEVEKEIKASCDCR; translated from the coding sequence ATGAATTCCTTGGAAATCAAAGGCAACTGGAACATCGCCAAAGGCAAGCTGAAGCAGAAGTGGGCCGAGCTCACCGACGACGATCTCGATTATGTCGAAGGCAAGCAGGACGAGCTTCTGGGCCGCATCCAGAAGCGCACGGGCGCCACCCGTGAAGAGGTCGAGAAGGAGATCAAGGCTTCCTGCGACTGTCGTTAA
- a CDS encoding DUF3309 family protein gives MSTLGLILLIVLLLALIGAIPTWGHSRSWGYAPSGGLGLLLVVVIILAVLGYI, from the coding sequence ATGAGCACTCTTGGACTTATCCTCCTTATCGTTCTTCTTCTGGCGCTGATCGGCGCGATTCCTACCTGGGGTCACAGCAGAAGCTGGGGCTACGCGCCTAGCGGCGGCCTCGGCTTGCTGTTAGTCGTGGTGATCATTCTCGCCGTGCTGGGATATATTTGA
- a CDS encoding alpha-galactosidase yields the protein MTPFRFIPLVVATGTLTASAGEIAIETKHSALVLRVEAGKEPLVIHHGKRLADAAEYAKLPDRRKAADDPTGVYGAAYTTAGSRNLLEPAIQVTHSDGDASLVLNYESHEAKQLANDVQLTTVKLVDPAHPFHVTLYYKAYIEEDVIEQWSVISHGEEGAVKMQKYASANLFLTGKHHYLTHYHGDWAREMQPESEELGAGIKILDSKLGTRANLFQPPSFMIGINGPVEEDNGEVIACNLAWTGNYQIALEVDPARNLRVIAGINPFASEYTLAPKKEFTTPALIHTWSGTGSGDASRNLHRWARKHRVLEGEGTRQTILNNWEATYFDFNEEKLAALIKDGKKLGSDVFLLDDGWFGNKFPRNDDHAGLGDWEPNKLKLPHGIGHLVKEAETNGIKFGIWLEPEMVNPKSELYTKHPEWVIQSPNREPHYYRNQLVLDLSNPEVQDFVFGIVDKILTENPTLGYIKWDCNAVIFNAKSATNPYPAHLYVDYVKGFYSVMERLRQKYPKLPIMLCAGGGGRADYGALKYFTEFWPSDNTDPLDRVYMQWEYSKFFPSITMAAHVTDWGKQPIKYRTDVALMGKFGHDIVVSHLDEKELRFTQDSLKLYKELGPTIWQGDLYRLVSPYTNDFASLMYVNESKQEAVWFNYLVTGSRKNLGSDGAVKLKGLDPAKRYSVREVNLYPDTKSPISGEGSWSGDYLMTVGFSPQVTKERDSVILVIREAK from the coding sequence ATGACACCCTTCCGCTTCATCCCGCTGGTGGTGGCCACCGGCACGCTCACCGCATCCGCCGGCGAAATCGCCATCGAAACGAAGCACTCCGCTCTGGTCCTCCGCGTCGAGGCTGGCAAGGAACCGCTGGTCATCCACCACGGCAAGCGCCTCGCCGATGCCGCCGAGTACGCCAAGCTCCCGGACCGCCGGAAGGCCGCCGATGACCCGACCGGCGTCTACGGGGCCGCCTACACCACCGCGGGGTCACGCAATCTCCTCGAGCCCGCCATCCAGGTCACGCATTCGGATGGCGATGCCTCCCTCGTCCTGAACTACGAGAGCCACGAGGCGAAGCAACTCGCGAACGATGTCCAGCTCACCACCGTCAAGCTGGTCGATCCCGCCCATCCCTTCCACGTCACCCTCTACTACAAGGCCTACATCGAGGAAGACGTGATCGAGCAGTGGTCCGTCATCAGCCATGGCGAAGAGGGTGCGGTGAAGATGCAGAAATACGCCTCTGCCAATCTCTTCCTCACCGGCAAGCATCACTACCTCACCCACTACCACGGCGATTGGGCCCGCGAAATGCAGCCCGAATCCGAAGAACTCGGCGCAGGCATCAAGATCCTCGATTCCAAGCTCGGCACCCGCGCCAATCTCTTCCAGCCGCCCTCCTTCATGATCGGGATCAACGGCCCGGTCGAAGAAGACAACGGCGAGGTCATCGCCTGCAACCTGGCATGGACCGGCAACTATCAGATCGCCCTGGAGGTCGACCCCGCGCGCAACCTCCGGGTCATCGCCGGCATCAATCCCTTCGCCTCCGAATACACGCTGGCGCCGAAGAAGGAATTCACCACGCCCGCCCTCATCCACACGTGGTCCGGCACCGGCTCGGGCGATGCCAGCCGCAATCTCCACCGCTGGGCTCGCAAGCACCGCGTGCTGGAAGGCGAAGGCACCCGCCAGACCATCCTCAACAATTGGGAAGCTACCTATTTCGACTTCAACGAGGAAAAGCTCGCCGCGCTCATCAAGGATGGAAAGAAGCTGGGCAGCGATGTCTTCCTCCTCGATGATGGCTGGTTCGGAAACAAGTTCCCGCGCAATGATGACCACGCCGGACTCGGCGATTGGGAGCCGAACAAGCTGAAGCTCCCCCACGGCATCGGCCATCTGGTGAAGGAAGCCGAGACCAACGGCATCAAGTTCGGCATCTGGCTGGAGCCGGAAATGGTGAACCCGAAGAGCGAGCTCTACACCAAGCATCCGGAATGGGTGATCCAATCCCCGAATCGCGAGCCGCACTACTACCGCAACCAGCTGGTCCTCGATCTCTCGAATCCCGAGGTGCAGGACTTCGTCTTCGGCATCGTGGACAAGATCCTCACCGAAAACCCCACGCTGGGCTACATCAAGTGGGACTGCAATGCGGTGATCTTCAATGCGAAGTCCGCCACCAACCCATATCCGGCCCACCTCTACGTCGATTACGTGAAGGGCTTCTACTCCGTGATGGAGCGTCTCCGCCAAAAGTATCCGAAGCTTCCCATCATGCTCTGCGCTGGTGGCGGTGGCCGCGCGGACTACGGCGCGCTCAAGTACTTCACCGAGTTCTGGCCGAGCGATAACACCGATCCTCTCGACCGCGTTTACATGCAGTGGGAGTATTCGAAGTTCTTCCCCTCCATCACCATGGCTGCCCACGTCACGGACTGGGGCAAGCAGCCGATCAAGTACCGCACCGATGTGGCCCTCATGGGCAAGTTCGGCCACGACATCGTGGTTTCACATCTCGATGAGAAGGAACTCCGCTTCACCCAGGATTCCCTGAAGCTCTACAAGGAACTCGGGCCCACGATCTGGCAAGGCGATCTCTACCGCCTCGTCTCGCCCTACACGAATGACTTCGCTTCGCTGATGTACGTGAACGAGTCCAAGCAGGAAGCCGTGTGGTTCAACTACCTCGTCACCGGCTCACGCAAGAACCTCGGCAGCGATGGTGCGGTGAAGCTGAAGGGCCTCGATCCGGCGAAGCGCTACTCGGTCCGCGAAGTGAACCTCTACCCCGACACCAAGTCCCCGATCTCCGGCGAAGGTTCATGGTCGGGCGATTACCTCATGACCGTCGGGTTCAGCCCGCAGGTCACCAAGGAGCGCGACAGCGTGATCCTGGTGATCCGCGAGGCCAAGTGA
- a CDS encoding L,D-transpeptidase family protein — protein sequence MKNRTSNRPARALWLALAALPLFFASCASVPELGGMMDRGGTRNRKILVKLGEQKAYLYQHDKMVAVAPISSGREGKDTPRGRFSVVEKDADHRSSLYGNYVKNGKVVKENIDIRKGGRPAGSKFQGVPMPYFLRFSGAYGLHAGNVPGYPASSGCVRLPKRHAKRFYDAVRVGTPVIVQR from the coding sequence ATGAAAAACCGCACTTCGAACCGTCCCGCGCGGGCCCTCTGGCTCGCCCTCGCCGCCCTACCCTTGTTCTTCGCCAGTTGCGCCTCCGTCCCCGAATTGGGCGGCATGATGGATCGCGGCGGCACCCGGAACCGCAAGATCCTGGTGAAGCTCGGCGAACAAAAAGCCTACCTCTACCAGCACGACAAGATGGTCGCCGTAGCCCCGATTTCCTCCGGCCGCGAAGGCAAGGACACGCCGCGCGGCCGCTTCAGCGTGGTCGAAAAGGACGCCGACCATCGCTCCTCCCTCTACGGGAACTACGTGAAGAACGGAAAAGTCGTGAAGGAGAACATCGACATCCGGAAGGGTGGTCGTCCTGCTGGCAGCAAGTTCCAAGGTGTGCCGATGCCCTACTTCCTCCGCTTCAGCGGTGCCTACGGCCTGCACGCCGGAAATGTCCCCGGCTATCCCGCCTCCAGCGGCTGCGTGCGCCTGCCAAAGCGCCACGCCAAGCGCTTCTACGATGCCGTCCGCGTCGGCACGCCGGTGATCGTCCAACGCTGA
- a CDS encoding DUF4394 domain-containing protein encodes MKVTFRHALLSLAIPAALLAPAKAQDALAGLAPKNRLVFFSANNPGSVEVLKVTGLQRGERLLGIDRRPATGQLFGLGSSSRLYVIDTETGAATALGSAAFTPALSGTSFGFDFNPVVDRIRITSNTGQNLRADPNTGLIAATDTALAYAAGDPGAGSVPGVAGSAYTNSVSPTPAATTLYNLDVTRDVLVTQNPPNDGALNTVGALGVNATKLAGFDISGGTGTAYASIQKKLAFGKSARASLYTINLATGQATLVGKISGPYPITDITVLNTFAQ; translated from the coding sequence ATGAAAGTCACATTCCGCCATGCACTCCTCTCGCTGGCGATTCCCGCTGCCTTGCTGGCTCCAGCGAAGGCGCAGGATGCCCTTGCCGGCCTCGCTCCCAAGAACCGGCTCGTCTTTTTCAGCGCGAATAACCCGGGGAGTGTCGAGGTCCTGAAAGTTACCGGTCTGCAGAGGGGAGAAAGGCTTCTTGGCATCGACCGCCGCCCGGCGACCGGGCAGCTTTTCGGGCTAGGGAGCAGCAGCCGCCTCTATGTGATCGATACGGAAACCGGTGCGGCGACTGCCTTGGGCAGTGCGGCCTTCACCCCGGCGCTCAGCGGGACAAGCTTTGGTTTCGACTTCAATCCGGTGGTCGACCGGATCCGGATCACCAGCAATACCGGGCAGAACCTCCGTGCCGATCCGAATACGGGCCTGATCGCTGCCACCGACACGGCGCTTGCCTATGCGGCAGGAGATCCCGGTGCGGGTTCGGTTCCGGGCGTGGCGGGTTCCGCCTATACCAACAGTGTCAGCCCGACCCCTGCGGCTACCACGCTCTACAACCTCGACGTGACCCGCGACGTGCTGGTGACCCAGAATCCGCCGAACGATGGAGCCCTGAATACCGTGGGTGCGCTCGGGGTGAATGCCACCAAGCTTGCGGGGTTCGATATCTCCGGCGGCACCGGCACGGCTTACGCGAGCATCCAGAAGAAGCTGGCCTTCGGAAAGAGTGCCCGTGCTTCGCTCTACACGATCAACCTTGCCACCGGGCAGGCCACCTTGGTTGGCAAGATCAGCGGTCCCTACCCGATCACCGACATCACGGTCCTGAACACTTTCGCCCAGTAG
- a CDS encoding SH3 domain-containing protein: MPRFTANADYEEKDSDPLRLEPGDEVTVGPVDRAWPGWVWAEDDNGNDGYVPEQILEPLGEGRFAAIEAFDPTVLVIRRGDELDSLKQIHGWHWCRNAAGQEGWVAGYLLKPVA; this comes from the coding sequence ATGCCACGCTTCACCGCCAACGCCGATTACGAGGAAAAGGACAGCGACCCGCTTCGCCTGGAGCCCGGAGACGAAGTCACGGTAGGCCCTGTGGATCGCGCTTGGCCCGGCTGGGTCTGGGCGGAAGACGATAATGGCAATGACGGCTACGTCCCCGAGCAGATCCTCGAACCCTTGGGCGAAGGACGCTTCGCCGCGATCGAGGCCTTCGATCCCACCGTGCTGGTGATCCGCCGCGGCGATGAACTGGACTCCCTCAAGCAGATCCACGGCTGGCACTGGTGCCGCAATGCCGCAGGTCAGGAAGGCTGGGTCGCGGGCTACCTGCTGAAGCCGGTGGCCTGA
- a CDS encoding RecQ family ATP-dependent DNA helicase, with translation MSCGVSADLILDTLRDRFGHAGFRGGQREVVEGLIDGRSMLAVFPTGGGKSLCYQLPALLLDGVTLVVSPLIALMKDQVDALRAKGVAAARLDSTLEREEYEAVIRSLGDGSLKLLYVAPERLSNEGFRARLKKLRIALVAIDEAHCISEWGHNFRPDYLKLAKLCRDLKVPRVLCLTATATPAVAKDIRKGFRITEGDHIQLSFHRANLDLRVSPLSAGERKAHLLRRLKESEGPAVVYVTLQHTAEEVATFLQKNGLPARAYHAGLPDEFRASAQEDFMAGTTRVIVATIAFGMGIDKADIRAVYHYNLPKSIENYTQETGRAGRDGKLSACELLACGDDLVTLENFIHGDTPSPAAVRHFIDHVLRLGNEFDLSTYELSSVNDIRPLVVGTLLTYLELEGIIEATRMFWSTYQVRPLRDMESMLAGYDARRKTFLRKIFAAAKEGRSWFTFEIQEVAMNSGEDKQRIVAALTYLEEAGDLTVKKSGIRQGYRMKKDPGDLRELAERLDAQFRRREEADLQRLHEVVELAEQPGCLTGFVTGHFGERLAEPCGHCDRCRGIAPSPVPRTAHQEPSAEELTAIRDLRGEGHAALKTPRQLARFLCGISSPAVTRARLSRHDAFGLLEHLPFAEVLDLAESF, from the coding sequence ATGTCCTGCGGCGTGAGCGCCGACCTGATCCTTGATACCCTCCGTGACCGTTTCGGGCATGCGGGGTTTCGCGGCGGGCAGAGGGAGGTGGTGGAAGGTTTGATCGATGGCCGCTCGATGCTGGCGGTCTTCCCGACGGGCGGGGGGAAGTCGCTATGCTACCAATTGCCGGCACTTTTGCTGGATGGGGTGACGCTGGTGGTTTCTCCACTGATCGCGCTGATGAAGGATCAGGTGGATGCGCTGCGGGCGAAGGGGGTGGCGGCGGCGCGGCTGGACTCCACGCTCGAGCGGGAGGAATACGAGGCGGTGATCCGCTCGCTGGGGGACGGCTCCTTGAAGCTCCTGTATGTGGCACCGGAGAGGCTATCCAACGAGGGCTTCCGGGCCCGGCTGAAGAAGCTGCGGATCGCGCTGGTGGCGATCGACGAGGCGCATTGTATTTCCGAATGGGGCCACAATTTCCGGCCGGACTACCTGAAGCTTGCGAAACTGTGCCGTGACCTGAAGGTGCCGCGGGTGCTCTGCCTCACCGCGACCGCCACGCCTGCGGTGGCGAAGGATATCCGCAAGGGTTTCCGGATCACGGAGGGCGATCACATCCAGCTCAGCTTCCACCGGGCGAACCTGGACCTGCGGGTTTCACCGTTGTCCGCGGGCGAGCGGAAGGCTCACCTGCTCCGGCGCCTGAAGGAAAGCGAGGGGCCTGCGGTGGTGTATGTGACCCTGCAGCACACGGCGGAAGAGGTGGCCACCTTTCTCCAGAAGAACGGCCTGCCTGCCCGTGCCTATCATGCGGGCCTGCCTGATGAATTCCGCGCCTCGGCGCAGGAGGATTTCATGGCGGGAACTACGAGAGTCATCGTAGCAACGATCGCCTTCGGCATGGGGATCGACAAGGCGGACATCCGTGCGGTCTATCACTACAACCTGCCGAAGAGCATCGAGAACTACACCCAGGAGACCGGCCGTGCCGGGCGCGATGGCAAGCTGTCCGCCTGCGAGCTGCTGGCCTGCGGCGATGACCTGGTGACGCTTGAGAATTTCATCCATGGCGACACTCCCTCGCCGGCGGCGGTGCGGCACTTCATCGATCACGTTCTGCGGCTGGGGAACGAGTTCGATCTATCGACCTACGAGCTGTCCTCGGTGAATGATATCCGGCCGCTGGTGGTTGGCACCTTGCTTACCTACCTGGAGCTAGAGGGCATCATCGAGGCGACCCGGATGTTCTGGTCGACCTACCAGGTGAGACCGCTGCGCGACATGGAGTCGATGCTGGCCGGCTACGATGCACGGCGGAAAACCTTCCTGCGGAAGATCTTCGCGGCCGCGAAGGAGGGACGGAGCTGGTTCACCTTCGAGATCCAGGAAGTCGCGATGAATAGCGGCGAGGACAAGCAGCGGATCGTGGCGGCGCTGACTTATCTGGAAGAGGCGGGTGATCTGACGGTGAAGAAATCCGGCATCCGCCAAGGCTACCGGATGAAGAAGGATCCGGGCGACCTGAGGGAACTGGCGGAGCGGCTGGACGCGCAATTCCGCCGTCGTGAGGAGGCCGATCTCCAGCGCCTGCATGAGGTAGTGGAGCTGGCCGAGCAGCCCGGCTGCCTGACCGGATTCGTGACGGGGCACTTCGGCGAGAGGCTGGCGGAGCCCTGCGGTCACTGTGATCGCTGCAGGGGGATCGCGCCTTCACCGGTCCCGCGGACGGCTCATCAGGAACCATCGGCGGAGGAACTGACGGCGATCCGGGACCTGAGGGGCGAAGGTCATGCCGCACTGAAAACCCCGCGCCAGCTTGCCCGCTTCCTGTGTGGCATCTCCAGTCCGGCGGTAACCCGGGCGCGCCTCTCCCGGCACGATGCTTTCGGCCTCCTTGAACACCTGCCATTTGCAGAAGTTCTCGATTTGGCGGAGTCGTTTTGA
- a CDS encoding polyphosphate polymerase domain-containing protein, with protein sequence MDANQNRREFKFVLPPHLQGVLRARVAEMMVADRGAEGGYPVLSEYFDTDERSSYWQKQMGVPNRRRIRSRVYGQRDGAIPPSAFIEVKHKLDGVTVKRRVSVGLDELTQFSQGELPARESYASATDERVFAEIRDLVNGRERKPVVQIRYHRYAFDSGPEGTIRITFDLDPRCRFRLIPLTPDDPDFELPLLEPGSAIMEVKTIGPVPYWFRNIIGEFNLVPRGFSKYTAALEMYEFKQRQAPRPEPPKTQSVVPPPRKTQARQLDEKGRVRPTPTASLPRRAGAAKEDRPGVLGQWIMRIASLFQAQKVR encoded by the coding sequence ATGGATGCCAATCAGAATAGAAGAGAGTTCAAGTTCGTGCTCCCGCCTCATTTGCAGGGGGTGCTTCGCGCGCGCGTTGCCGAGATGATGGTGGCCGACCGCGGCGCGGAAGGCGGCTATCCGGTGCTCTCCGAATATTTCGATACCGACGAGCGCAGCAGCTACTGGCAGAAGCAGATGGGGGTGCCGAACCGCCGGCGCATCCGCAGCCGCGTCTATGGACAGCGGGACGGAGCGATCCCTCCGAGTGCCTTCATTGAGGTGAAGCACAAGCTGGATGGAGTGACGGTGAAACGCCGGGTCTCCGTGGGGCTCGATGAGCTGACCCAATTTTCCCAAGGCGAGCTTCCTGCGCGGGAGAGCTATGCCTCCGCGACCGATGAGCGTGTCTTCGCCGAGATCCGTGACCTGGTGAACGGCCGCGAGCGCAAGCCGGTGGTGCAGATCCGCTATCATCGCTATGCCTTCGATAGCGGTCCGGAAGGGACCATCCGCATCACCTTCGACCTCGATCCGCGTTGCCGTTTCCGGCTGATCCCGCTGACTCCGGATGATCCGGACTTCGAGCTTCCGCTGCTGGAACCGGGCTCCGCCATCATGGAAGTGAAGACCATCGGCCCCGTGCCGTACTGGTTCCGGAATATCATCGGGGAGTTCAATCTCGTGCCGCGTGGCTTCAGCAAGTACACGGCCGCGCTGGAGATGTATGAATTCAAGCAACGGCAGGCTCCGAGGCCGGAGCCGCCGAAGACCCAATCGGTCGTGCCGCCGCCACGGAAGACGCAGGCGCGCCAGTTGGATGAAAAGGGGCGCGTGCGTCCTACCCCGACGGCAAGCTTGCCGCGTCGTGCCGGGGCCGCCAAAGAAGATCGCCCGGGTGTGCTTGGCCAATGGATCATGCGGATCGCGTCTCTTTTTCAGGCGCAGAAAGTCCGCTGA